Proteins encoded within one genomic window of Haloarcula marismortui ATCC 43049:
- a CDS encoding sulfatase-like hydrolase/transferase, whose translation MNLDVENVLIYVDDAVRYDAIADTLSDFGPTHKTIAASTHTPTSFGSLLTGLLPPRSGIHSFKHTVPPDVRSVFDIETYETSMGSEGGMNDGIADIFGSPARTTIEEARPPFVHVVRRPGGHAPYNGFEWEQYEYADETAAEYFDRISNQPEQARIDYERGVERSFEEFQRVLGVLKERGLADDTLVVYTSDHGELLGEYGFFGHTHAATPEVVYVPTTFIHPELEPGQVDGLFHHVDLVPTVADAMAQDVDIGETDGVIEGADRKTGYNHLRHIRYGTLADPLERLLQMTGGFERTIQSLWDANGGHVFVDGSHVTASLIYLVLLLQKPFGKQVRYGNRVLESYKMFTPGHASYGLPGFDKSEAQSKIDLILEGETAGNEHDIDAATTEHLEEMGYL comes from the coding sequence ATGAACTTGGATGTCGAAAACGTCCTCATTTACGTCGACGACGCTGTTAGATACGATGCGATTGCGGACACGCTGTCTGATTTCGGGCCGACGCACAAGACCATCGCAGCGTCGACTCATACCCCGACGTCGTTTGGGAGTCTGCTGACTGGACTATTACCGCCGCGGAGCGGAATCCACAGTTTCAAACACACAGTCCCCCCTGACGTGCGGTCTGTCTTCGATATCGAGACATACGAGACGTCGATGGGGTCTGAGGGAGGGATGAACGACGGCATCGCAGACATCTTCGGCTCTCCGGCACGGACGACTATCGAGGAAGCGAGGCCGCCATTCGTCCACGTTGTCCGCCGTCCCGGTGGACATGCGCCGTACAATGGGTTCGAGTGGGAGCAGTACGAGTACGCGGACGAGACTGCCGCCGAATATTTCGACAGGATTTCGAATCAACCAGAACAAGCACGAATCGATTACGAGCGGGGCGTGGAGCGCTCGTTCGAGGAATTCCAGCGCGTCCTCGGTGTCCTGAAAGAGCGCGGGCTCGCCGACGACACGTTAGTGGTCTACACGAGCGACCACGGTGAACTCCTCGGCGAGTACGGGTTTTTCGGACACACACACGCTGCCACGCCCGAAGTCGTCTACGTGCCGACGACGTTCATCCATCCCGAGCTCGAACCTGGACAGGTCGACGGTCTCTTCCACCACGTCGACTTGGTGCCGACCGTCGCCGACGCGATGGCACAAGACGTCGACATCGGAGAAACAGACGGGGTTATTGAGGGCGCCGACCGCAAAACCGGATACAATCACCTCCGGCACATCCGGTACGGGACCCTTGCCGACCCGCTCGAACGTCTGCTCCAGATGACCGGCGGATTCGAGCGGACCATCCAGAGTCTCTGGGATGCGAACGGTGGTCACGTTTTCGTCGACGGGTCACACGTCACTGCCTCGCTCATCTACCTCGTCCTGTTGCTACAGAAGCCGTTCGGGAAGCAAGTCCGATACGGGAACCGCGTCCTCGAATCGTACAAGATGTTCACGCCCGGACACGCGTCGTACGGGCTCCCCGGGTTCGACAAGTCCGAGGCCCAGTCGAAAATCGACTTGATTCTCGAAGGCGAGACCGCCGGCAACGAACACGACATAGATGCAGCCACTACGGAGCATCTCGAAGAGATGGGATATCTATAA